From Poecile atricapillus isolate bPoeAtr1 chromosome Z, bPoeAtr1.hap1, whole genome shotgun sequence, one genomic window encodes:
- the LOC131592725 gene encoding collagen alpha-2(I) chain-like, protein MPPATAAACGGGGEAVRGKAVSFGARGGTVPEPAGRGSLQAASLGARGGTRLSAGRVTRSPGRDSPRAGGTRLSPGRGKRVPLERRRACAPRSLTRGAADAAGAALRPQGAAGSTLRAPAGGTRGSPVPVAPSCEGKRRLVGLRPWRGRKGSPSRRRAEGLPGRTARAVVGGASLAASRSSQSLQPALGRARPSVRGGC, encoded by the exons ATGCCGCCGGCCACGGCGGCTGCGTGCGGAGGGGGCGGGGAGGCCGTGAGGGGAAAGGCCGTGTCCTTCGGAGCACGGGGCGGGACAGTCCCGGAGCCGGCGGGACGCGGCTCTCTGCAG GCCGCGTCACTCGGAGCCCGCGGCGGGACACGGCTCTCTGCAGGCCGCGTCACTCGGAGCCCGGGGCGGGACAGTCCCCGAGCCGGCGGGACGCGGCTGTCCCCGGGGCGCGGGAAGCGGGTCCCGCTGGAGCGGCGCCGCGCCTGCGCCCCGCGCTCCCTCACCCGCGGCGCCGCTGacgcggcgggggcggcgctgCGGCCGCAGGGGGCCGCGGGGAGCACACTGAGGGCTCCGGCCGGCGGCACCCGCGGGTCTCCCGTCCCCGTGGCACCATCCTGCGAGGGGAAGCGGCGGCTCGTCGGCCTTCGCCCGTGGCGGGGGAGGAAGGGCTCGCCGAGCCGCcgccgggctgaggggctgCCTGGCCGCACGGCCCGGGCCGTGGTCGGTGGTGCTTCGCTCGCAGCCTCCCGGAGCTCGCAGAGCCTTCAGCCGGCCCTTGGAAGGGCCCGGCCCTCTGTCCGAGGTGGGTGCTGA